In Clostridium omnivorum, the DNA window GAGCTATTTCACTTGATATAAATAAAGTTAAAGATGAATTAGTTCAAAAGATTAGAATAGCTTGTGATAAAAATATTACTAGTGATGCAATTAAAGAAGGCAAACCACAAATGCCTATGGAAAGAACATATCAGAGAAATTATATCAGTAAGCTTAAAAATGATAAAATTGAATCTGTAGTAATAGGTGCATCAACTGGAGGACCTAAAGCACTTTATACTGTTATTACAGCTTTACCAGCAAATTTGGGTGTGCCTGTTTTTGTAGTTCAGCATATGCCAGTAGGGTTTACAAAAGCATTTGCAGACAGATTAAATGCTAACAGTGATATAAAGGTAGTAGAAGCTTCAGAAAATATGCCTGTTGAAAGAAATGTGGTGTATATTGCACCAGGTGGATACCATATGGAAATAGGATTGGATAAAAAAATTCACTTAAATTTAGAACCAGCCATATGGGGGGTACGACCAGCGGTAGATAAATTATTTATCTCAGCTTCTAAAGTTTATGGTTCAAGGATAGTAAGTGCTGTTCTAACAGGCATGGGAAAAGATGGTGCTCAAGGAACAGTAGAGATAAAAAAACATGGTGGAATTACATTGTCGGAAGATAAATCCACTTGTACAATATATGGGATGCCTAAGGCAGCATTTGAAACAGGAATGGTAGATGCAGTTTTACCACTAGAGGAAATTGCAATTCAAATTATTAAGCTAGTAAGTGGTGGAGGAAGGTAAATATGGATTTACAATATTTCGAGCAATGGGTTCTAAAAGAATTTGGAATAAATCTTTCTGCCTATAAATCAAATCAACTTCATAGAAGAATTTTAAGTCTTATGTCAAGGGTGGGTGTTAATTCTGTAGATGAATATATAGCACTACTAAAAAAAGATGAAGCTCAAAGAAAGAAGTTTCTGGATTTTATAACTATCAATGTTAGCGAATTTTTTAGAAATCCAGAGATTTTTGATGAATTAAGTGAAAAAATAAAAAGTGAATTGATTCCTAATAATAAAAATTTAAAGGTTTGGAGTGCGGCTTGTTCTATAGGTGCAGAACCATATTCAATTGGTATGATTCTAGATAATTTGTGTCCAACAGGGAGACATAAAATTATAGCTACAGATATTGATAACACTATTCTTGAAAGAGCTAAAAAAGGTGAGTATGTAGCTTCGGAAGTTAAAAATGTGAAAAATGAGTATCTTAATAAGTATTTTAAAATTGATGGTGACAAATATTTAGTTGATACTAAAATTAAAAGTATGGTAACATTTAAGAAGCATGACCTAATTTTAGAAAGATATGAAAATGATTTCGATTTAATTGTTTGTAGAAATGTCGTAATATATTTTAATCAGGATGTTAAAGATGCAATATACAAAAGATTTAGCAGTTCCTTGAAAAAGGGTGGTTTATTATTTGTAGGAGCCACAGAAAGCATATACAACTACAGAGACTATGGTTTTGAAAAGGCTTCAACATTTATCTATAGGAAGTTGTAAGGAGGTATAAATATGGATACATCACAATACCTTTCAATGTTTTTAGAAGAGTCTATGGACAATTTACAGACATTGAATGAATCATTACTTCAGTTAGAACAAGAACCAGATAATATTGATAAGTTAAATGAAATTTTTAGAGTGGCACATACTATAAAGGGTATGGCTGCAACAATGGGATTCAGTGAAATGGCCGAACTCACTCATAAAATGGAAGACGTTTTATCTAAATTTAGAGATGGTGAACTTAAGGTAACGCAAAAGGTTGTAACTGTACTATTTCAATGCTTGGATACTTTAGAGCGTATGGTAAATAATATATCTGAAGGAATTGAAGATGAAATTCCAGTTGATGGAATTATAAGTGAATTGGAGACTATTGCATTAGGAGAAACTTCAGAAGAAGTTGTTGAATCTAACGAAGAAGTATTAACTATTGATGAAGATACCATTAGCAGTGTGAAAAAAGAAAAAGTACAGCTTAATGAATATGATATTAACATAGTAAAACAAGCTTTAGATAAAGGATTCTATTCATATGATGTAAATGTTAAACTAAGCGAGAATACACTTTTAAAATCTGCTAGAGCATTTTTGGTTTTCAAAAGCCTTGAAGAAAGTGGAGAAATAATCAAATCAGTTCCTAGTGCTGAAGATATAGAAAATGAAAACTTTGATTTCGACATAGAGTTAGTATTTGTAACTAATAAAGATAAGAAATATGTTTATGATGGACTTATGTCTATATCTGAAATTACTGAAGTTACTATAGATGATATAGAATTGAGCAATTTAAAGGAACAAGCAGTATATAGCGCTATTGACAGTGTAGCAAAAGAAAATTCAATAAGTAATAATAGTGAAGTAAAAGTAAATAAGGCTGTCAAAAATAAGGAAGCATCAGCAAAAGATACTGTGAGGGAGACTTCAAAGGATAATAGTTCTGTTCATAAAAAATCCCACCAATCTGTAAGGGTTGATCTTGAGAGATTGGATAAATTTATGAATATGGTATCTGAGCTTGTAATTCACAGAACTAGATTAGAGCAAATTAGCAGTAATTATAGATTAGGTGAATTAAATGAAACTCTTGAGCAAGTAGCAAGAACAACTTCTGATTTGCAAGATCTTGTTATGAAAATTAGAATGTTATCCCTTGATGTGGTATTCAATAGATTCCCTAGAATGGTAAGAGATCTTTCAGTTGAATTAAAGAAAGAAATGGAACTTATTATTGAAGGCCAGGATACAGAACTTGATAGAACTGTAATTGATGAGATTGGCGAACCACTTATTCATTTAATTAGAAATGCAGCCGACCATGGAATAGAACCTAGAGAAGAAAGAATTGCTAAAGGAAAAGATCCAGTAGGCAAAATTAAGTTAGTTGCTTATCAAGAAGGAACAAAAGCAGTTATTAAGGTAGAAGATGATGGTAGTGGAATAGAAGTCGAAAGAGTTAGAGCAAAAGCTGAAAGAATAGGTATAAATACTGAAGGTATGAGTGATTCTGATATCAGAAATCTTATATTCCTTCAAGGTTTTAGCACAAACGAGCAAGTTACAGACATTTCGGGCAGAGGGGTAGGAATGGATGTCGTAAAGACAAAAATATCTGCTCTAGGCGGTACTGTTGATGTAGTAAGTGAGGTTGACAAAGGTA includes these proteins:
- a CDS encoding protein-glutamate methylesterase/protein-glutamine glutaminase, which codes for MKKIRVIVVDDSALMRKIISDMINSEDDMEVVDIAKNGQELLNKISNSTPQVITLDVEMPIMDGMTALKELKRSYKNIPVIMLSSISQKGTQLTMECLESGAFDFIPKPSGAISLDINKVKDELVQKIRIACDKNITSDAIKEGKPQMPMERTYQRNYISKLKNDKIESVVIGASTGGPKALYTVITALPANLGVPVFVVQHMPVGFTKAFADRLNANSDIKVVEASENMPVERNVVYIAPGGYHMEIGLDKKIHLNLEPAIWGVRPAVDKLFISASKVYGSRIVSAVLTGMGKDGAQGTVEIKKHGGITLSEDKSTCTIYGMPKAAFETGMVDAVLPLEEIAIQIIKLVSGGGR
- a CDS encoding CheR family methyltransferase, with protein sequence MDLQYFEQWVLKEFGINLSAYKSNQLHRRILSLMSRVGVNSVDEYIALLKKDEAQRKKFLDFITINVSEFFRNPEIFDELSEKIKSELIPNNKNLKVWSAACSIGAEPYSIGMILDNLCPTGRHKIIATDIDNTILERAKKGEYVASEVKNVKNEYLNKYFKIDGDKYLVDTKIKSMVTFKKHDLILERYENDFDLIVCRNVVIYFNQDVKDAIYKRFSSSLKKGGLLFVGATESIYNYRDYGFEKASTFIYRKL
- a CDS encoding chemotaxis protein CheA — encoded protein: MDTSQYLSMFLEESMDNLQTLNESLLQLEQEPDNIDKLNEIFRVAHTIKGMAATMGFSEMAELTHKMEDVLSKFRDGELKVTQKVVTVLFQCLDTLERMVNNISEGIEDEIPVDGIISELETIALGETSEEVVESNEEVLTIDEDTISSVKKEKVQLNEYDINIVKQALDKGFYSYDVNVKLSENTLLKSARAFLVFKSLEESGEIIKSVPSAEDIENENFDFDIELVFVTNKDKKYVYDGLMSISEITEVTIDDIELSNLKEQAVYSAIDSVAKENSISNNSEVKVNKAVKNKEASAKDTVRETSKDNSSVHKKSHQSVRVDLERLDKFMNMVSELVIHRTRLEQISSNYRLGELNETLEQVARTTSDLQDLVMKIRMLSLDVVFNRFPRMVRDLSVELKKEMELIIEGQDTELDRTVIDEIGEPLIHLIRNAADHGIEPREERIAKGKDPVGKIKLVAYQEGTKAVIKVEDDGSGIEVERVRAKAERIGINTEGMSDSDIRNLIFLQGFSTNEQVTDISGRGVGMDVVKTKISALGGTVDVVSEVDKGTSFIIRLPLTLQIIQALLVKVGSETMAISLGYIDRVIDYKEDLVKKTNNKEVIIYNGNVIPLIRVNKKLNLEVPENSKHYIVIVKVGEKTVGLLVDGLFGQQEIVIKPLGKTLQGLKEYIGATILGDGLVTLILDVAALI